One genomic window of Centroberyx gerrardi isolate f3 chromosome 15, fCenGer3.hap1.cur.20231027, whole genome shotgun sequence includes the following:
- the sult6b1 gene encoding sulfotransferase 6B1, protein MNGNMSSNAFLAKVQSKMQMAKEIKDEEKLYRYNGVLYPSIMCPEDHLKALESVEAREDDIMLVAYPKCGFNWMVGVLRKILAAATGMKQESRMPPLIEFFGPDVLQVMDRTPSPRFLGTHMHPDNIPASFYTKKTKMLVIFRNPKDTLVSFYHFSNNNPVLPSGQSWESFYSQFLMGDVPWGSYFDHALAWEKRIDDPNVMIVTYEELKQDLSEGVRQISSFFGFSLTEAQVQQVSEASTFTAMKESSAHSHGTLGNVVFRKGEVGDWRNHFTPEQSREMDQAFSKHLAGTRLGAKLNYHLHCQ, encoded by the exons ATGAACGGCAACATGAGCAGTAACGCTTTTCTCGCCAAGGTGCAGTCCAAGATGCAGATGGCGAAGGAAATTAAGGACGAGGAGAAGCTGTACAGGTACAACGGCGTGCTGTACCCGAGCATCATGTGTCCCGAGGATCACTTAAAGGCTCTGGAGAGCGTTGAGGCGAGGGAGGATGACATCATGCTGGTGGCTTATCCGAAATGCG GTTTTAACTGGATGGTGGGAGTGCTGAGGAAGATCCTGGCAGCAGCCACCGGGATGAAACAGGAATCCAGGATGCCTCCGCTGATAGAGTTCTTTGGACCCGACGttttacag gtCATGGACCGGACTCCCTCGCCGAGGTTTCTGGGAACACACATGCATCCTGACAACATCCCCGCCTCCTTCTACACAAAGAAAACTAAG ATGCTGGTGATCTTCAGGAACCCTAAAGACACCCTGGTCTCCTTCTACCACTTCTCCAACAACAACCCGGTCCTGCCCTCCGGTCAGTCCTGGGAATCCTTCTACTCCCAGTTCCTGATGGGAGACG tTCCTTGGGGGTCGTACTTTGACCACGCTCTGGCCTGGGAGAAGAGGATAGACGACCCCAACGTCATGATCGTCACGTACGAAGAGCTGAAACAG GACCTGAGCGAAGGCGTCCGTCAGATCTCCAGCTTCTTCGGCTTCAGCCTGACGGAGGCTCAGGTCCAGCAGGTCTCGGAGGCGAGCACCTTCACCGCCATGAAGGAGAGCTCCGCCCACTCCCACGGCACTCTGGGAAACGTCGTCTTCAGGAAAG GTGAGGTTGGAGACTGGAGGAACCACTTCACACCAGAACAGAGCCGGGAGATGGACCAGGCCTTCAGCAAACACCTGGCAGGAACCAGACTAGGAGCCAAACTCAACTACCACCTCCACTGTCAGTAG